One genomic region from Stutzerimonas decontaminans encodes:
- a CDS encoding undecaprenyl-phosphate glucose phosphotransferase, whose amino-acid sequence MRVQSVGTLEYAHPSFVDYFLASIRLIHGLTAILPGLLLLAFMDLPTGGTFSAFLGFFAVLSIVIFQTAGIYSEEVFSTLLRFRVMLIAWAAAFSFLVFMHQGMGLFGYLEAKHLAFWFFTSAALFGAERLAMLALFRRLMARGMFLQNAVILGGTDNGVRVAEYLQNHRDIRTGVLGFIDDRLERLPKELANLPLLGNTRDLEQMIREEKVTQVLVALPWFADSRIGQLIAELRKLPVNVLLVPDMVAFRHADKRITEIGGLPTLSASDLPLRGWSPMFKRLEDIVISSIALLAAAPVMLAIALAIKLDSPGPVLFRQKRYGYNNRLIEVFKFRSMYHEKSDANADRQTTRGDDRITRVGRFIRKTSLDELPQLLNVFLGSMSMVGPRPHATATKAAGVLFEDAVAEYSARHRVKPGITGWAQINGYRGETDTLEKIEKRVEFDLDYIERWSVWFDLYILVRTPPALIFNKDVY is encoded by the coding sequence ATGCGCGTACAGTCAGTTGGAACCCTTGAATATGCTCACCCGAGTTTCGTCGATTACTTCCTGGCCAGCATTCGCCTGATACATGGCCTCACGGCCATACTGCCGGGACTCCTGCTCCTGGCGTTCATGGACTTGCCCACTGGTGGCACGTTCAGCGCTTTTCTGGGCTTCTTCGCCGTTCTCAGCATCGTCATCTTCCAGACCGCAGGCATCTACAGCGAAGAGGTGTTCAGCACCCTGCTGCGCTTCCGCGTGATGCTGATCGCCTGGGCTGCAGCATTCAGCTTCCTGGTGTTCATGCATCAGGGCATGGGCCTGTTCGGCTATCTGGAAGCCAAGCATCTGGCCTTCTGGTTCTTCACCAGTGCCGCATTGTTTGGCGCAGAGCGCCTGGCAATGCTCGCCCTGTTCCGTCGCCTGATGGCGCGCGGCATGTTTCTGCAGAATGCGGTCATCCTCGGCGGCACCGACAACGGTGTACGCGTTGCCGAATACCTGCAGAACCATCGCGACATCCGCACCGGCGTGCTCGGCTTTATCGATGACCGCCTGGAGCGCCTACCCAAAGAGCTGGCCAACCTGCCGCTACTGGGCAATACCCGCGATCTGGAGCAGATGATCCGCGAGGAAAAAGTCACTCAGGTGCTGGTCGCGCTGCCCTGGTTCGCCGACAGCCGAATCGGCCAGCTGATCGCCGAACTGCGCAAGCTGCCGGTGAACGTTCTGCTGGTGCCCGATATGGTCGCCTTCCGCCATGCCGACAAGCGCATCACCGAGATCGGCGGCCTGCCAACCCTCAGCGCATCGGATCTGCCGCTACGCGGCTGGTCACCGATGTTCAAGCGCCTGGAAGATATCGTCATCTCCAGCATTGCGCTGCTCGCCGCCGCCCCGGTCATGCTGGCAATCGCCCTGGCGATCAAGCTCGACTCGCCCGGCCCGGTGCTGTTCAGGCAGAAGCGCTACGGCTACAACAATCGCCTCATCGAGGTGTTCAAATTCCGCTCGATGTACCACGAAAAGTCCGATGCCAACGCCGATCGGCAAACCACGCGTGGCGATGACCGCATTACCCGTGTGGGTCGCTTCATCCGCAAAACCAGTCTTGATGAACTGCCCCAGCTGTTGAACGTCTTCCTCGGCAGCATGTCCATGGTCGGCCCGCGTCCACATGCCACCGCGACCAAGGCGGCCGGCGTGCTGTTCGAGGACGCCGTAGCCGAGTACTCCGCCCGGCATCGCGTCAAGCCAGGTATCACCGGCTGGGCGCAGATCAACGGCTACCGGGGCGAGACCGACACCTTGGAAAAGATCGAGAAGCGCGTCGAATTCGACCTCGATTACATCGAGCGCTGGTCGGTCTGGTTCGACCTC
- the yegS gene encoding lipid kinase YegS — MNEAKALLILHGKQALNDEVREAVRRQRENGWDLAVRVTWEAGDARRLVIEALDAGYSTLIAGGGDGTLREVAEALLEAQGQASLALMPLGSANDFAKAAGIPLDPFEALVLMDQPARWVDVGDMNGQPFVNMATGGFGSNVTANTSEDLKRVLGGGAYLLTGLTRFSEIHSSHGRFRGPGFDWEGDFLALGIGNGRQAGGGQLLCPQARIDDGLLDVCIVPAPADAVGTLGTLLSGGLLGVDAVSVSARVPWLEVEAPSAIDINLDGEPSTAAHLRFDVRSGALRLHLPADCPLLGPASTAP, encoded by the coding sequence ATGAACGAAGCCAAGGCGCTGCTGATCCTGCACGGGAAACAGGCCCTGAACGATGAGGTGCGCGAGGCTGTACGACGGCAGCGCGAAAATGGTTGGGACCTGGCTGTCCGGGTTACCTGGGAGGCGGGAGATGCACGACGCCTGGTGATCGAAGCGCTGGATGCCGGCTATTCGACGCTGATCGCTGGCGGCGGTGATGGCACGTTACGAGAGGTGGCTGAAGCGCTGCTCGAAGCGCAAGGGCAGGCGAGTCTTGCTCTGATGCCGCTTGGCAGCGCCAACGACTTTGCCAAAGCGGCCGGCATACCGCTGGACCCCTTCGAGGCGCTTGTCCTGATGGATCAGCCAGCCCGATGGGTCGACGTTGGCGATATGAACGGTCAGCCGTTCGTCAATATGGCCACCGGAGGCTTCGGCTCCAATGTCACTGCCAATACGTCGGAAGACCTCAAACGAGTATTGGGCGGTGGTGCTTATCTGTTGACCGGCCTGACGCGCTTTTCCGAGATCCATTCGAGCCATGGTCGTTTCCGTGGACCAGGGTTTGACTGGGAGGGGGATTTCCTCGCCCTTGGTATCGGTAACGGCAGACAGGCCGGCGGCGGTCAGCTGCTCTGTCCGCAGGCAAGGATTGATGACGGCCTGCTGGACGTGTGCATCGTGCCGGCGCCTGCGGATGCGGTCGGTACCCTCGGGACGTTGCTCAGCGGCGGTCTGCTGGGGGTCGACGCGGTGTCGGTCAGTGCCCGGGTGCCTTGGCTCGAGGTAGAAGCACCCAGCGCAATCGATATCAATCTGGATGGCGAGCCCTCCACGGCCGCACATCTGCGCTTCGATGTGCGTTCCGGGGCGTTGCGCCTGCACTTGCCAGCCGACTGCCCGTTGCTGGGTCCGGCTTCCACGGCGCCTTAG
- a CDS encoding chemotaxis protein CheV translates to MAGILDSVDQRTRLVGQNRLEILMFRLGGRQKFAINVFKVQEVVQLPKMTLMPHRHSSVCGVVNLRGQTLPVVDLSRAIGLRPLVPDERSTIIVTEYNRTVQAFLVGGVERIVNLNWEEVMPPPTTAGRQHYLTSITKVDNELVEVIDVEKVLAEIVPYDTSIPPERLADPILERARGREVLCVDDSSVALSQLRETLGQLGLKIHTASDGLKGLNMLKAWADAGEVLTDKLLMVFTDAEMPEMDGYRLTTEIRHDPRLRDLYVVLHTSLSGSFNLAMVQKVGCDNFLSKFQPEKLVDVIQDRLKMDEQH, encoded by the coding sequence ATGGCCGGCATTCTCGATTCAGTCGATCAACGCACCCGTCTCGTGGGGCAAAATCGCCTGGAGATTCTCATGTTCCGGCTTGGCGGGCGGCAGAAATTCGCCATCAACGTCTTCAAGGTTCAGGAAGTCGTCCAGCTACCGAAGATGACGCTGATGCCTCACCGCCATAGCTCGGTCTGCGGCGTGGTCAATCTGCGTGGTCAGACGTTGCCGGTGGTCGACCTCTCACGGGCTATCGGTCTGCGTCCTCTGGTGCCGGATGAGCGCAGCACCATCATCGTGACCGAGTACAACCGCACCGTGCAGGCGTTCCTGGTGGGCGGCGTGGAGCGCATCGTCAACCTGAACTGGGAGGAGGTGATGCCACCGCCGACCACGGCCGGCCGTCAGCATTACCTGACCTCCATCACCAAGGTCGATAACGAGCTGGTGGAGGTGATCGACGTGGAGAAGGTGCTCGCGGAAATCGTGCCCTACGACACCAGCATCCCACCCGAGAGGCTGGCCGATCCTATTCTCGAGCGCGCTCGCGGTCGCGAAGTGCTCTGCGTCGATGACTCCAGCGTCGCTCTGTCACAGCTGCGCGAAACCCTGGGCCAACTCGGTCTGAAGATTCATACCGCCAGCGACGGCCTGAAGGGTTTGAACATGCTCAAGGCCTGGGCCGATGCCGGTGAGGTGCTGACCGACAAGTTGCTGATGGTCTTCACCGATGCCGAGATGCCAGAGATGGATGGCTATCGGCTGACCACCGAGATCCGTCACGACCCGCGCCTGCGTGATCTGTACGTGGTGCTGCACACTTCGCTGTCCGGCAGTTTCAACCTGGCGATGGTGCAGAAGGTCGGCTGCGACAACTTCCTCTCCAAGTTCCAGCCGGAAAAGCTCGTGGACGTGATCCAGGATCGCCTGAAGATGGACGAGCAGCACTGA
- a CDS encoding MOSC domain-containing protein has protein sequence MHLSSLYRFPLKSGAGDALQHCASDALGLVGDRRWMVVAAATGRFLTQRVAPRMALLQARWQGERTLRLTAPRMPELLVPVPDARAMRCVQIWSSNAVVPDAGEVAATWLSDFLGQACRLVHLPLDDGIQVDLDFARLGERTAFSDGFPFLLIGQASLDDLVRRVGRPLDMLRFRPNLVVSGAQPYAEDSWKRIRIGELTFRVVKPCSRCVIPTLDPFTAEREPDREPLNTLLSYRKGQGGVFFGQNLIAEGIGELAVGAPVEVLD, from the coding sequence ATGCATCTCTCATCGCTCTACCGCTTTCCTCTCAAGTCCGGCGCCGGCGACGCGCTGCAGCATTGCGCCAGCGATGCACTCGGCCTCGTCGGCGATCGGCGCTGGATGGTGGTCGCGGCCGCAACCGGGCGATTTCTCACCCAGCGTGTGGCACCCCGGATGGCGCTGTTGCAGGCGCGCTGGCAGGGCGAACGGACCCTGCGACTGACTGCACCGCGCATGCCGGAACTGCTGGTGCCGGTGCCCGATGCGCGGGCGATGCGCTGCGTGCAGATCTGGAGCTCCAATGCCGTAGTGCCGGATGCAGGCGAGGTGGCAGCCACCTGGCTATCGGATTTTCTTGGACAGGCCTGTCGGCTGGTTCACCTGCCGCTGGACGACGGTATTCAGGTGGATCTGGATTTCGCACGGCTGGGCGAGCGCACCGCGTTCAGTGATGGATTCCCATTTTTGCTTATCGGCCAGGCATCGCTGGATGACCTGGTTCGCCGAGTCGGGCGCCCGCTGGACATGCTGCGCTTTCGCCCGAATCTGGTGGTCAGCGGCGCGCAACCTTATGCGGAGGACAGCTGGAAGCGCATCCGTATCGGCGAGCTGACCTTTCGTGTCGTCAAGCCCTGTTCGCGCTGCGTCATACCCACGCTTGATCCGTTCACCGCGGAGCGCGAACCCGATCGGGAACCGCTGAATACGCTGTTGTCGTATCGCAAGGGCCAGGGCGGGGTCTTCTTCGGGCAGAACCTGATCGCCGAGGGCATCGGCGAACTGGCTGTGGGGGCGCCGGTGGAAGTGCTCGACTGA
- a CDS encoding transglycosylase SLT domain-containing protein, which yields MRGRLSSLCFCLFVSAIGLDASAASLSQQRQYYDEAKQALAKGDSGPYRRYQSALRDYPLEPYLAYDELTHRLKSASNQEVEKFLAEHGDLPQISWMKLRWLRLLAARGDWQTFTRYYDPKMNFTELDCLFGQYQLRNNMPGADATAERLWLVGKSQHNSCDPLFELWEAKGLLTEERRWKRTKLAVESGNYGVASFLVKRLPTLQSQGQLMIDVAQKPQMLRQPERFAPTSPAMADVVSIGLRRLARQDPEQALSLLDSYARRFAFSSEEKVAIARQIGLTLAKRFDARALKVMAEYDPELRDNTVTEWRTRLLLRQGQWDEAYKLTQRFPEDLANTNRWRYWQARSLQLAKPESKQAAVLFQPVAQERDFYGFLSADRIQAPYKLNHQPLPLDPKVVQKVRNTAGIRRALEFHDRGQIVDGRREWYHVSRLFSRDEMVAQARIAYEKEWYFPAIRTISQAQYWDDLDIRFPMAHRNALVQASRARQIHPSWAFAVTRQESAFMADARSHVGATGLMQLMPATAKETAKRFNIPLASPQQVLNPTTNIQLGTAYLSQIYGQFNGNRVLASAAYNAGPGRVRQWLRNAEHLSFDVWVENIPFDETRQYVQNVLTYSVIYGQKLNSPQPLVEWHERYFESQ from the coding sequence ATGCGCGGCCGACTCTCCAGTTTGTGTTTCTGCCTGTTTGTTTCAGCCATTGGCCTGGATGCGTCCGCCGCCAGCCTCAGTCAACAACGCCAGTACTACGACGAGGCCAAACAAGCCCTCGCCAAAGGCGACAGCGGACCGTACCGCCGCTACCAAAGTGCGCTGCGCGACTATCCCCTGGAACCCTATCTCGCCTATGACGAGCTGACTCATCGCCTGAAGTCGGCGAGCAACCAGGAAGTAGAGAAGTTTCTCGCCGAGCATGGTGATCTGCCGCAGATCAGCTGGATGAAGCTGCGCTGGCTGCGCCTGCTGGCAGCACGTGGCGATTGGCAGACATTCACCCGCTATTACGATCCGAAGATGAACTTCACCGAGCTGGACTGCCTGTTCGGCCAGTACCAGCTGCGCAACAACATGCCGGGGGCTGACGCCACTGCCGAGCGGCTGTGGCTGGTCGGCAAGTCGCAGCACAACTCCTGTGATCCGCTGTTCGAACTCTGGGAAGCCAAGGGCCTGCTGACCGAAGAGCGACGCTGGAAACGCACCAAGCTTGCCGTGGAGAGTGGCAACTACGGCGTTGCCAGCTTTCTGGTGAAACGTCTGCCGACGCTGCAGAGCCAGGGCCAGCTGATGATTGATGTCGCGCAGAAGCCACAGATGCTCCGCCAGCCGGAGCGTTTCGCGCCGACCAGCCCGGCGATGGCCGACGTCGTATCGATCGGCCTGCGGCGCCTCGCCCGCCAGGATCCGGAGCAGGCGCTAAGCCTGCTCGACAGCTACGCCCGCCGCTTCGCCTTCTCGTCCGAGGAAAAAGTCGCCATCGCGCGGCAGATCGGGCTGACCCTCGCCAAACGCTTCGACGCACGCGCGCTCAAGGTGATGGCCGAATACGACCCCGAGCTACGCGACAATACCGTTACCGAGTGGCGCACCCGTCTGCTGCTGCGCCAGGGCCAGTGGGATGAAGCCTACAAACTGACCCAGCGCTTCCCCGAGGACCTGGCGAACACCAACCGCTGGCGCTATTGGCAGGCGCGCAGCCTGCAGCTGGCCAAGCCCGAAAGCAAACAGGCGGCGGTGCTCTTCCAGCCGGTGGCGCAAGAGCGCGACTTCTACGGCTTTCTTTCCGCCGATCGCATCCAGGCCCCGTACAAGCTGAACCATCAACCGTTGCCCCTGGATCCGAAGGTCGTACAGAAAGTACGCAACACCGCGGGCATTCGCCGCGCGCTGGAGTTTCATGACCGCGGGCAGATCGTCGATGGCCGCCGCGAGTGGTATCACGTCAGCCGGCTGTTCAGCCGTGACGAGATGGTCGCGCAAGCCCGCATCGCTTACGAAAAGGAATGGTACTTCCCGGCAATTCGCACCATCAGCCAGGCGCAGTACTGGGACGACCTGGATATCCGCTTCCCCATGGCGCACCGCAACGCGCTGGTCCAGGCGTCACGGGCGCGCCAGATCCATCCCAGCTGGGCATTCGCAGTGACCCGTCAGGAAAGTGCGTTCATGGCCGACGCCCGCTCACACGTCGGTGCCACTGGACTGATGCAGCTGATGCCCGCCACCGCCAAGGAAACCGCCAAGCGCTTCAACATCCCGCTGGCCTCACCGCAGCAGGTGCTCAATCCGACCACCAACATTCAGCTTGGCACCGCTTATCTCAGCCAGATCTACGGGCAGTTCAACGGCAACCGTGTGCTCGCCTCGGCCGCCTACAACGCCGGGCCCGGCCGCGTCCGCCAATGGCTGCGCAACGCCGAGCACCTGTCGTTTGATGTGTGGGTAGAAAACATCCCGTTTGACGAGACCCGCCAGTACGTGCAGAACGTGCTGACCTATTCGGTCATCTACGGGCAGAAACTGAACTCGCCGCAACCGCTGGTGGAATGGCACGAGCGCTACTTTGAATCCCAGTAG
- a CDS encoding ATP-binding cassette domain-containing protein, with protein MTLLKFTDVSLAYGTTPLLDGVSWQIARGERVCIIGRNGTGKSSMLRLVKGDRSADDGEIWRAPGLKIGELPQELPRADDRTVFDVVAEGLSGVGELLAEYHHLSQNIQNEADLDKLMHVQQALEAKDGWRLQQLVDSTLSRLQLPADRTLAELSGGWRRRVLLAQALVSEPDLLLLDEPTNHLDIGAIAWLEEALTGFNGAVLFITHDRAFLQNLATRILELDRGHLIDWNGDYASFLVHKEQQLAAEETANALFDKKLAQEEVWIRQGIKARRTRNEGRVRALKALRAERSERRNVQGKATFQVETADKSGKQVIVAENVSFAHVGGEPLIQDFSMVIQRGDRIGLLGANGTGKTTLLKLLLGELHPSSGSIEFGTKLEVAYFDQLRHQLELEKTVVDNLAEGREFITIDGQNRHVLSYLGDFLFSPQRARTPVKALSGGERARLLLAKLFSKPANLLVLDEPTNDLDVETLELLEEVLLGFQGTVLMVSHDRAFLDNVVTSTLVFQGGGEVREYVGGYQDWLRQGGSPRLLGVAESGGEAKDAKKVQQAPVAPVAAEAAPVKKKLSYKLQRELEALPGLIDEAEKAIEALQAEISDPAFYQQAADKTAAVLSRLEALQADLDGLLERWAELEE; from the coding sequence ATGACCCTGCTCAAGTTCACCGATGTTTCCCTCGCCTACGGCACCACGCCGTTGCTGGACGGCGTGTCCTGGCAGATCGCGCGGGGTGAGCGGGTCTGCATCATTGGCCGCAACGGCACCGGTAAATCCAGCATGCTGCGCCTGGTCAAGGGCGACCGTAGTGCGGATGACGGTGAAATCTGGCGCGCCCCGGGCCTGAAGATTGGCGAGCTGCCGCAGGAGCTGCCGCGTGCGGATGACCGCACCGTCTTCGACGTGGTTGCCGAAGGCCTGTCCGGAGTCGGCGAGTTGCTTGCCGAGTACCATCACCTGAGCCAGAACATTCAGAACGAAGCCGACCTCGACAAGCTGATGCATGTGCAGCAGGCGCTCGAGGCGAAGGATGGCTGGCGTCTGCAGCAACTGGTCGACAGCACCCTGAGTCGCCTGCAATTGCCCGCCGACCGCACGCTCGCCGAACTGTCTGGCGGCTGGCGGCGCCGAGTGCTGCTGGCCCAGGCGCTGGTGTCCGAGCCCGATCTGCTGCTGCTCGACGAGCCTACCAACCACCTGGACATCGGCGCTATTGCCTGGCTTGAGGAGGCGCTGACCGGCTTCAACGGCGCCGTGCTGTTCATCACCCACGACCGGGCATTCCTGCAGAATCTCGCAACCCGCATTCTCGAACTGGATCGCGGCCATCTCATTGACTGGAATGGCGACTACGCCAGCTTCCTGGTGCACAAGGAGCAGCAGCTCGCGGCTGAGGAAACGGCCAACGCGCTTTTCGACAAGAAGCTGGCCCAGGAAGAAGTGTGGATTCGCCAGGGCATCAAGGCTCGGCGCACCCGCAACGAAGGCCGCGTGCGGGCGCTCAAGGCGCTGCGCGCTGAACGCAGTGAACGCCGTAATGTGCAGGGCAAAGCGACCTTTCAGGTGGAAACGGCGGACAAATCTGGCAAGCAGGTCATCGTCGCTGAAAATGTGTCGTTCGCCCACGTCGGTGGGGAGCCACTGATCCAGGACTTTTCCATGGTCATCCAGCGCGGTGACCGCATCGGCTTGCTCGGCGCCAACGGCACCGGCAAGACCACCTTGCTCAAGCTGCTGCTCGGTGAGCTGCATCCAAGCAGCGGTTCCATCGAGTTCGGTACCAAACTCGAAGTGGCGTATTTCGACCAATTGCGTCACCAGCTGGAGTTGGAGAAGACGGTCGTCGACAACCTCGCCGAGGGCCGCGAGTTCATCACTATCGATGGGCAGAATCGCCATGTTCTGAGCTACCTGGGGGACTTCCTGTTCAGCCCGCAGCGGGCTCGGACGCCAGTCAAGGCGCTGTCTGGAGGCGAGCGGGCACGGCTCTTGCTGGCGAAGCTCTTTAGTAAGCCGGCCAACCTGCTGGTGCTGGATGAGCCCACCAACGATCTTGACGTGGAAACGCTGGAGTTGCTCGAAGAAGTACTGCTTGGTTTCCAGGGTACTGTGCTCATGGTGAGCCACGACCGGGCCTTCCTCGACAACGTGGTCACCAGCACCCTGGTGTTCCAGGGTGGTGGCGAAGTGCGCGAGTACGTCGGTGGTTATCAGGACTGGCTGCGCCAGGGTGGTTCACCGCGCCTGTTGGGCGTTGCCGAGTCCGGTGGCGAAGCGAAGGATGCCAAGAAGGTGCAACAGGCGCCCGTCGCCCCGGTTGCTGCCGAGGCCGCGCCGGTCAAGAAGAAGCTCAGCTACAAGTTGCAGCGTGAGCTGGAGGCTTTGCCAGGTCTGATCGACGAAGCGGAAAAGGCTATCGAGGCCCTGCAGGCGGAGATATCCGATCCGGCTTTTTATCAGCAGGCAGCTGATAAGACTGCTGCCGTGCTGAGCCGTCTCGAGGCGCTGCAGGCCGATCTCGATGGCTTGCTTGAGCGCTGGGCAGAACTCGAGGAGTAA
- a CDS encoding DUF6901 family protein, with amino-acid sequence MAIEYRITLDDEHDFSYRIELDREYDREVAAQAPKWTRLDHQRCSNCPLSKDDFSHCPAAVDLHRVIEDFQGLPAVKKALVWVRTPEREYTKQVGLDEGLRALLGVIMATSACPVLGRLKPMAQQHLPFASNHEFVLRAVSLYLARQYFNLREGRHADWELRGLVRSFQQLQLVNQAFWQRIHDTCHADSNLKAFLAFFSMASSLTYSLETQLQKIRPLVMSAGEGVEAV; translated from the coding sequence ATGGCAATCGAATACCGCATCACCCTGGACGATGAACACGACTTCAGTTACCGGATCGAGCTGGATCGTGAGTACGACAGGGAAGTCGCTGCGCAGGCGCCGAAATGGACTCGGCTCGATCATCAGCGGTGTTCGAACTGCCCGCTGAGCAAGGACGATTTCAGCCATTGCCCGGCCGCAGTCGACCTGCACCGGGTAATCGAGGATTTCCAGGGGTTGCCGGCCGTGAAGAAGGCTTTGGTGTGGGTGCGCACGCCGGAGCGTGAGTACACCAAGCAGGTTGGCCTCGACGAGGGCCTGCGTGCGTTGCTCGGTGTGATCATGGCGACCAGCGCCTGCCCGGTGCTTGGTCGACTCAAGCCCATGGCCCAGCAGCATCTTCCCTTTGCCAGCAATCACGAATTCGTGCTGCGCGCGGTATCGCTGTATCTGGCACGGCAATACTTCAATTTGCGCGAAGGACGGCATGCCGACTGGGAGCTCCGCGGCTTGGTGCGCTCCTTCCAGCAGCTGCAACTGGTCAATCAGGCATTCTGGCAGCGCATTCACGACACTTGTCACGCCGACTCCAACCTCAAGGCCTTTCTGGCCTTCTTTTCGATGGCGTCCAGCCTGACCTATTCGCTTGAAACCCAGCTGCAGAAGATTCGTCCGCTGGTCATGAGCGCCGGAGAGGGCGTCGAAGCGGTCTGA
- a CDS encoding universal stress protein, which yields MPYQHILVAIDLTEECHPVVARAQMLASTSDAKLSLVHIIEPMAMAFGGDVPMDLSMLQQQQFDQARERMNGFADSYPGLAPENRHLAYGQPRQEVHRLAKEQGCDLIVVGSHGRHGLALLLGSTANDILHGAPCDVLAVRLKKDE from the coding sequence ATGCCCTACCAACACATCCTGGTCGCCATCGACCTGACCGAAGAATGCCATCCCGTTGTCGCCCGCGCGCAGATGCTCGCCAGCACCTCGGACGCCAAGCTGAGCCTGGTACATATCATCGAGCCAATGGCCATGGCCTTCGGCGGCGATGTACCAATGGACCTGTCGATGTTGCAGCAACAGCAATTCGACCAGGCCCGCGAACGCATGAACGGCTTTGCCGACAGCTACCCCGGCTTAGCCCCGGAGAACCGTCACCTCGCCTATGGCCAGCCGCGTCAGGAAGTGCACCGCCTAGCGAAGGAACAGGGCTGCGACCTGATCGTGGTCGGCAGTCATGGCCGCCACGGGCTTGCCCTGCTGCTCGGTTCGACTGCCAACGACATCCTGCATGGCGCGCCTTGCGATGTGCTGGCGGTACGCCTGAAGAAAGACGAATAG
- a CDS encoding class II glutamine amidotransferase, translated as MCELLGMSANVPTDIVFSFTGLMQRGGKTGPHKDGWGIAFYEGRGLRLFQDPVASCESEVAKMVQRYLIKSEVVIGHIRHANVGKVSLVNTHPFVRELWGQHWCFAHNGQLADFEPPKGTYRPVGDTDSERAFCDLLNRIRLDFPDHCAPEDLLPILLGACVEYRRKGVFNCLLSNGEWLFSFCSTKLAEITRRAPFGPAQLRDTELTVNFQAETTPDDVVTVLATEPLTDNEQWTVHEPGQWSLWRLGECIAQGKVAGC; from the coding sequence ATGTGCGAGCTGCTTGGCATGAGCGCCAACGTTCCCACCGATATCGTTTTCAGCTTTACCGGCCTGATGCAGCGAGGCGGCAAGACCGGGCCACACAAGGACGGTTGGGGCATAGCCTTCTATGAAGGTCGCGGGCTGCGATTGTTCCAGGATCCGGTCGCCAGCTGTGAGTCGGAAGTGGCAAAGATGGTGCAGCGCTACCTGATCAAGAGCGAGGTAGTGATAGGTCACATTCGTCATGCCAACGTCGGCAAGGTCTCGCTGGTCAACACGCATCCCTTCGTTCGCGAGCTATGGGGGCAGCACTGGTGTTTTGCCCATAACGGCCAGCTCGCTGATTTCGAGCCCCCCAAAGGCACCTATCGTCCGGTTGGCGACACCGACAGCGAGCGCGCTTTCTGTGATTTGCTGAACCGTATCCGTCTGGATTTTCCGGACCATTGTGCCCCGGAGGACCTGCTTCCCATCCTGCTTGGAGCCTGTGTCGAATACCGCCGCAAAGGCGTATTCAACTGCTTGCTGAGCAATGGCGAGTGGCTGTTCAGCTTCTGCAGCACCAAGCTGGCGGAGATTACCCGGCGCGCTCCATTCGGTCCGGCCCAGCTCAGAGATACTGAACTGACCGTGAACTTCCAAGCCGAAACCACGCCCGATGATGTCGTCACTGTACTGGCCACCGAGCCGCTCACCGATAACGAGCAGTGGACCGTGCATGAGCCTGGCCAATGGAGCCTGTGGCGCCTCGGCGAATGCATAGCTCAGGGCAAGGTGGCCGGATGTTGA
- a CDS encoding DUF2937 family protein, translating to MLRSYLRLTLFTLGLLIGIQVPGFIEAYAQHVEARRLEAQEGLQGFQDTAQRFFNGDLDALVQHYRGSNDPVFQSDAQSVEQLLSRARMLEREWQAMQRPWYARAVHVLLGAERSLRAQVWSSYRFQVLLAPQAIAWGLSCALLLAWLVESLFLAASFPLRSRARRYKSYR from the coding sequence ATGTTGAGAAGTTACCTGCGCCTGACCCTGTTCACCCTAGGCCTGCTGATAGGCATTCAGGTTCCCGGCTTTATCGAGGCCTATGCTCAGCATGTGGAAGCGAGACGCCTGGAGGCGCAGGAGGGGTTGCAGGGCTTTCAGGATACGGCGCAGCGTTTCTTCAACGGTGATCTGGATGCGCTCGTACAACACTATCGCGGCAGTAACGATCCGGTGTTCCAGAGCGATGCGCAAAGTGTCGAACAGCTGCTGAGCCGCGCGCGAATGCTGGAGCGCGAGTGGCAGGCGATGCAGCGACCCTGGTACGCACGGGCCGTTCACGTATTGCTCGGCGCCGAGCGCAGCCTGCGTGCGCAGGTATGGAGCAGCTACCGATTCCAGGTATTGCTCGCCCCGCAAGCCATCGCTTGGGGCCTGAGCTGCGCGCTGCTGCTAGCCTGGCTGGTGGAAAGCCTGTTCTTGGCGGCGAGCTTTCCACTCAGGTCGCGAGCGCGACGCTACAAGTCGTATCGCTGA